The Microlunatus antarcticus genome window below encodes:
- a CDS encoding substrate-binding domain-containing protein, with translation MSVRPSRGLHRSLLGTATVLSCTALLAVAGCTSNTPEPTTSAPAASAPAPGAGSGNDAPGEKVVIGFSAPAADHGWMAAITDNAKKAAAENPDVELKVAAGTNDVNQQISQVETFINDKVGAIVILPFDGAALTAVAKKATEAGIPVINVDREFSDPNAARVTVLGDNYGMGVSAGQYLCTQLQGKTDAVVAEIAGIDSLPLTQDRSKGFKDALEKCGQNVDNRVAADFTVEGGEKATANLLQAAPKIDAIWNHDDDQGVGVLAAIKNANRSEFVMIGGAGSANAMRDIKSGTGVLKATVVYPSTQGADGIKLARLLVQKKGLGDLPEVEVPRVVQLYAPVVTSENVDQYAGTAFES, from the coding sequence ATGTCCGTCCGTCCCTCCCGAGGTCTGCACCGCAGCCTCCTCGGCACCGCCACCGTCCTCAGCTGCACCGCGCTGCTCGCCGTGGCCGGCTGCACGAGCAACACCCCCGAGCCCACGACCAGCGCGCCCGCGGCCAGCGCCCCCGCACCGGGCGCCGGCTCCGGGAACGACGCCCCGGGCGAGAAGGTCGTCATCGGCTTCTCCGCCCCGGCCGCCGACCACGGCTGGATGGCGGCCATCACCGACAACGCGAAGAAGGCCGCGGCGGAGAACCCCGACGTCGAGCTGAAGGTCGCGGCCGGCACCAACGACGTCAACCAGCAGATCAGCCAGGTCGAGACCTTCATCAACGACAAGGTCGGCGCGATCGTCATCCTGCCCTTCGACGGCGCGGCGCTGACCGCCGTGGCCAAGAAGGCCACGGAGGCCGGGATCCCCGTGATCAACGTGGACCGCGAGTTCAGCGACCCGAACGCCGCCCGCGTCACCGTCCTCGGCGACAACTACGGCATGGGCGTCTCGGCCGGGCAGTACCTCTGCACCCAGCTGCAGGGCAAGACCGACGCCGTGGTCGCCGAGATCGCCGGCATCGACTCGCTGCCGCTGACGCAGGACCGGAGCAAGGGCTTCAAGGACGCGCTCGAGAAGTGCGGTCAGAACGTCGACAACCGCGTCGCCGCCGACTTCACCGTCGAGGGCGGGGAGAAGGCGACCGCCAACCTGCTGCAGGCGGCCCCCAAGATCGACGCCATCTGGAACCACGACGACGACCAGGGCGTCGGCGTCCTGGCGGCGATCAAGAACGCCAACCGCAGCGAGTTCGTCATGATCGGCGGCGCCGGCTCGGCCAACGCCATGCGCGACATCAAGAGCGGCACCGGCGTGCTCAAGGCGACGGTCGTCTACCCGTCCACGCAGGGCGCCGACGGCATCAAGCTCGCCCGCCTGCTCGTGCAGAAGAAGGGCCTCGGCGACCTGCCCGAGGTCGAGGTCCCGCGCGTCGTCCAGCTCTACGCCCCGGTCGTCACGTCGGAGAACGTCGACCAGTACGCCGGGACCGCGTTCGAGTCCTGA
- a CDS encoding acVLRF1 family peptidyl-tRNA hydrolase, with amino-acid sequence MTSTRPPGDGGADRVVLVVAERLAGWVTRFEARHGPVTTSGTAAELTLTAADGAVAVVEVPFPPLPSAADLPSVVEHALVDRTVGAVLVRRGGYAVGWFEGSRLIGSKVGSTYVQGTTKAGGWSQQRYARRRANQTQQAYAEAADVAATLLRPHLGELTAVVGGGDRAGVLAVLADPRLAGLGPLLQPRVLPTVDPRLRVLQAFGDQLREVRITLSADA; translated from the coding sequence GTGACCAGCACCCGACCCCCCGGCGACGGCGGGGCGGACCGCGTCGTCCTGGTCGTAGCCGAGCGGCTCGCCGGCTGGGTGACGCGCTTCGAGGCCCGCCACGGCCCGGTCACGACGTCGGGGACGGCCGCCGAGCTCACGCTGACCGCGGCGGACGGGGCGGTCGCGGTCGTCGAGGTCCCGTTCCCGCCGCTGCCGTCGGCCGCGGACCTGCCGTCGGTCGTCGAGCACGCCCTCGTCGACCGCACGGTCGGGGCCGTCCTGGTCCGCCGGGGCGGGTACGCGGTCGGCTGGTTCGAGGGCTCCCGGCTGATCGGGTCGAAGGTCGGCAGCACCTACGTCCAGGGGACCACCAAGGCCGGCGGCTGGTCGCAGCAGCGCTACGCCCGACGCCGGGCCAACCAGACGCAGCAGGCGTACGCCGAGGCCGCCGACGTCGCGGCGACCCTGCTGCGCCCCCACCTGGGCGAGCTGACGGCCGTGGTCGGCGGCGGCGACCGGGCGGGTGTGCTCGCCGTCCTGGCCGACCCCCGGCTCGCCGGGCTCGGCCCGCTGCTCCAGCCGCGGGTGCTCCCGACCGTGGACCCCCGGCTGCGGGTGCTGCAGGCGTTCGGCGACCAGCTCCGCGAGGTCCGGATCACCCTCAGCGCGGACGCCTGA
- a CDS encoding ROK family transcriptional regulator, with product MVRDRSLLADAGTSAGLLAVRRHNLALVMSHLRAAGARSRATIAAETGLNKATVSSLVAELVERGLVAEGETERGAVGRPSQHVDLRGGTFFTVGAEVNLGYLSVVALDVRSEVVAERWVPLEAGPLDADVALPRLATLVLEIVASLTAAGGELVGVTVAVPGLVERSTGRVLRAPNLGWAQTPVVEQMRALLDDPACPLLLDNEANLAARAEVDAPGRADVADLVLLTGVVGVGAGVVAAGRLLRGVRGFAGEVGHLQVDPGGRRCGCGRRGCWETVAGLDALLSGAADADDPVRDPTLDLVARLATLIARAEAGDRRTLDALDRTADWLGTGAGFLVNLFDPGLLVLGGYFALLGPWLAEPLRRSLPDRVFAPQPAGCRVESSALGFTAAARGGALEALTWIFDDPTAVTSPRAGAVPAGAPA from the coding sequence ATGGTCCGTGATCGCTCGCTGCTCGCGGACGCCGGCACGTCCGCGGGTCTGCTCGCGGTCCGGCGCCACAACCTCGCCCTGGTGATGTCGCACCTCCGCGCGGCCGGGGCCCGTTCGCGGGCGACCATCGCGGCCGAGACCGGCCTGAACAAGGCCACCGTGTCGAGCCTGGTCGCCGAGCTCGTCGAGCGGGGGCTCGTGGCCGAGGGCGAGACCGAGCGCGGTGCGGTCGGGCGCCCCTCGCAGCACGTCGACCTCCGCGGCGGCACCTTCTTCACGGTCGGCGCCGAGGTGAACCTCGGCTACCTCTCCGTCGTGGCGCTGGACGTCCGGAGCGAGGTCGTCGCCGAGCGCTGGGTCCCGCTCGAGGCCGGCCCGCTCGACGCCGACGTCGCGCTCCCCCGCCTCGCCACGCTCGTCCTCGAGATCGTCGCCTCGCTCACCGCGGCCGGTGGCGAGCTCGTCGGGGTCACCGTGGCCGTCCCCGGCCTGGTGGAGCGCTCGACGGGCCGCGTCCTGCGGGCCCCCAACCTGGGCTGGGCGCAGACGCCGGTCGTCGAGCAGATGCGTGCGCTTCTCGACGACCCCGCCTGCCCGCTGCTCCTCGACAACGAGGCGAACCTGGCCGCCCGGGCCGAGGTCGACGCCCCCGGCCGGGCCGACGTCGCCGACCTCGTGCTGCTCACCGGGGTGGTCGGCGTCGGTGCCGGTGTGGTCGCCGCCGGCCGGCTGCTGCGCGGCGTACGCGGTTTCGCCGGCGAGGTCGGCCACCTGCAGGTCGACCCCGGCGGTCGCCGGTGCGGCTGCGGCCGACGGGGGTGCTGGGAGACCGTCGCCGGGCTGGACGCACTGCTGTCGGGGGCCGCGGACGCCGACGACCCCGTCCGCGACCCGACGCTGGACCTCGTGGCGCGCCTCGCCACGCTGATCGCCCGCGCCGAGGCCGGCGACCGCCGGACGCTGGACGCGCTGGACCGCACCGCGGACTGGCTCGGCACCGGGGCCGGGTTCCTGGTCAACCTGTTCGACCCCGGGCTGCTCGTGCTCGGCGGCTACTTCGCCCTCCTCGGGCCCTGGCTGGCCGAACCGCTGCGGAGGTCGCTGCCCGACCGGGTCTTCGCGCCCCAGCCGGCCGGCTGCCGGGTCGAGTCCTCGGCGCTCGGCTTCACCGCGGCCGCCCGCGGCGGCGCGCTCGAGGCGCTGACCTGGATCTTCGACGACCCCACCGCCGTGACCTCGCCCCGCGCCGGGGCCGTCCCCGCAGGAGCGCCCGCATGA
- a CDS encoding GntR family transcriptional regulator, with protein MVDEPKPLQVHQLLRRKIMLGEYAQGQVLSETRLAQDLSVSRVPVREVLPLLQLEGFVETAPRRRSVVTTWTPKLIDDLFDARLGVEVAAAAAAARRMRETPDPAVMSALTSAMSRSERHLAEDHPIELALSNAELHLAFAAASRNPLFEGLMRLLAGRMAWMFYLTSGRDLRGQSEEHQALLDAVRAGNVRLTEALMYAHVESGRDATQEALSGLWTSGARAAGDAVA; from the coding sequence GTGGTCGACGAGCCCAAGCCCCTCCAGGTCCACCAGCTGCTGCGCCGCAAGATCATGCTCGGCGAGTACGCGCAGGGCCAGGTGCTGAGCGAGACCCGGCTGGCGCAGGACCTGTCGGTGTCGCGCGTCCCGGTGCGCGAGGTGCTGCCCCTGCTGCAGCTCGAGGGCTTCGTGGAGACCGCACCCCGCCGCCGCAGCGTGGTGACGACCTGGACGCCGAAGCTGATCGACGACCTGTTCGACGCCCGGCTCGGGGTCGAGGTGGCGGCCGCGGCCGCGGCAGCGCGGCGGATGCGCGAGACCCCTGACCCGGCCGTGATGTCCGCGCTCACCAGCGCCATGAGCCGGTCCGAGCGGCACCTCGCCGAGGACCACCCGATCGAGCTCGCGCTGTCCAACGCCGAGCTCCACCTCGCGTTCGCGGCCGCCTCGAGGAACCCCCTGTTCGAGGGCCTCATGCGGCTGCTCGCCGGGCGGATGGCCTGGATGTTCTACCTGACGTCGGGCCGGGACCTGCGGGGGCAGAGCGAGGAGCACCAGGCGCTGCTGGACGCGGTCCGGGCCGGCAACGTCCGGCTCACCGAGGCGCTCATGTACGCCCACGTCGAGTCCGGTAGAGACGCCACCCAGGAGGCCCTGAGCGGCCTCTGGACCTCCGGTGCCCGCGCCGCCGGGGACGCCGTCGCCTGA
- a CDS encoding ABC transporter permease, with the protein MSEPETAVVGRATPSPGAQHEPSRTPDLDADGGGLAHLLRTAAGRNLGLVVALLILCVAGVVTGGDRFADGANVLTILRLAAVIGVVSVGLTFVITGGGIDLSVGAIVALSSVWCTTLATQTIANETTWLVMVFAALAVGAGCGLVNGVLVAYGRIVPFIATLAMLAGARGLAEIISNRRTQIVNVPAFVGVLDADVLGIPVLVILFAAVAAIGWVVLNRTTFGRRTVAVGGNPEAARLAGIRVQRHTMYLYVLLGVCCGIAALMLVARTTTGSSTHGTLYELDAIAAVVIGGTLLSGGRGTIVGTVLGVLIFTTLSNVFTLNNLSISAQSVVKGLIIVAAVLLQQRLAARKT; encoded by the coding sequence ATGAGCGAGCCCGAGACCGCGGTCGTCGGCCGCGCCACCCCGTCGCCGGGGGCGCAGCACGAACCGTCCCGCACGCCCGACCTCGACGCCGACGGCGGGGGGCTGGCGCACCTGCTGCGGACCGCGGCCGGCCGGAACCTCGGCCTCGTCGTCGCCCTGCTGATCCTCTGCGTCGCCGGGGTGGTGACCGGGGGCGACCGCTTCGCCGACGGCGCGAACGTCCTGACCATCCTGCGGCTGGCCGCCGTGATCGGCGTGGTGAGCGTGGGGCTCACGTTCGTCATCACCGGCGGCGGCATCGACCTGTCGGTCGGGGCGATCGTCGCGCTCAGCTCGGTCTGGTGCACGACGCTGGCCACCCAGACGATCGCGAACGAGACCACCTGGCTGGTCATGGTGTTCGCCGCCCTGGCCGTCGGCGCGGGCTGCGGCCTGGTGAACGGGGTGCTCGTCGCGTACGGGCGGATCGTCCCCTTCATCGCGACCCTGGCCATGCTGGCCGGCGCCCGCGGGCTGGCCGAGATCATCTCCAACCGGCGTACGCAGATCGTGAACGTCCCCGCGTTCGTCGGCGTCCTCGACGCCGACGTGCTGGGAATCCCGGTGCTGGTCATCCTCTTCGCGGCGGTCGCCGCCATCGGGTGGGTCGTGCTCAACCGCACGACGTTCGGCCGCCGCACCGTCGCCGTCGGCGGCAACCCCGAGGCCGCGCGGCTCGCCGGCATCCGGGTCCAGCGGCACACGATGTACCTCTACGTGCTGCTCGGCGTGTGCTGCGGCATCGCCGCCCTGATGCTGGTCGCCCGCACCACGACCGGCAGCTCGACCCACGGCACGCTCTACGAGCTCGACGCCATCGCCGCCGTCGTCATCGGCGGGACGCTGCTGTCGGGCGGTCGCGGCACCATCGTCGGCACGGTGCTGGGGGTGCTGATCTTCACCACGCTGTCGAACGTCTTCACGCTCAACAACCTCTCGATCTCCGCGCAGTCGGTGGTCAAGGGCCTGATCATCGTCGCCGCCGTCCTGCTCCAGCAGCGCCTCGCCGCCCGCAAGACCTGA
- a CDS encoding CDP-glycerol glycerophosphotransferase family protein: MKVVYNSFDGRYSDSPRVLYETYRDQYPGEHLWLADPAHLHGFPADVATVPIEGPAAVAALESADLVVANTHLEAEWTKAPGATYLQTWHGTPLKRIHHDVLWAPEGRLAELDRDVARWDHLVSPNAVSTPRLRAAFGWTGSVLETGYPRNDVLTSASAPRTRARVRKALGIPDGVTAVLYTPTWRDRDHFEPPVGGLEFAVPLDELAASLGPGFVLLPRLHYKVTHLRDAPAVEGVVDVSYHPDVAELFLAADVMVTDYSSTMFDFAATGKPMVFYAYDLEAYRDSLRGFYFDLEPVAPGPVLSRPEELLHALRTLDEGHAAHRARYRAFRRTFCSWEDGRSTERLRPVFEEAARRPRRQERFVVPRSTRTSVSKRPAITR, translated from the coding sequence ATGAAGGTGGTCTACAACTCGTTCGACGGTCGCTACAGCGACAGCCCCCGGGTCCTCTACGAGACCTACCGCGACCAGTACCCGGGCGAGCACCTGTGGCTGGCCGACCCCGCCCACCTGCACGGCTTCCCGGCCGACGTCGCGACCGTGCCGATCGAGGGCCCGGCTGCCGTGGCCGCGCTGGAGTCGGCCGACCTGGTCGTGGCGAACACCCACCTCGAGGCGGAGTGGACCAAGGCTCCCGGGGCGACCTACCTCCAGACCTGGCACGGGACGCCGCTCAAGCGGATCCACCACGACGTGCTGTGGGCGCCGGAGGGGCGGCTCGCCGAGCTCGACCGCGACGTGGCCCGCTGGGACCACCTCGTCTCGCCCAACGCCGTCAGCACGCCCCGGCTCCGGGCCGCCTTCGGCTGGACCGGCAGCGTGCTGGAGACCGGCTACCCGCGCAACGACGTCCTGACGTCCGCGTCCGCCCCGCGGACCCGGGCCCGGGTCCGCAAGGCGCTGGGCATCCCCGACGGCGTCACGGCCGTCCTCTACACCCCGACCTGGCGCGACCGCGACCACTTCGAGCCGCCCGTCGGCGGGCTGGAGTTCGCCGTCCCCCTGGACGAGCTGGCCGCGTCGCTCGGCCCGGGCTTCGTCCTGCTGCCCCGGCTGCACTACAAGGTGACGCACCTGCGCGACGCACCGGCCGTCGAGGGCGTGGTCGACGTGTCGTACCACCCGGACGTGGCCGAGCTGTTCCTGGCCGCCGACGTCATGGTCACGGACTACTCGTCCACGATGTTCGACTTCGCCGCGACGGGGAAGCCGATGGTCTTCTACGCGTACGACCTGGAGGCGTACCGCGACTCGCTGCGTGGCTTCTACTTCGACCTGGAGCCGGTCGCGCCGGGGCCCGTCCTCAGCCGGCCGGAGGAGCTGCTCCACGCCCTGCGCACGCTCGACGAGGGGCACGCCGCCCATCGGGCCCGCTACCGCGCGTTCCGGCGGACGTTCTGCTCGTGGGAGGACGGACGCTCCACCGAGCGGCTGCGCCCGGTCTTCGAGGAGGCGGCCCGCCGCCCGCGGCGTCAGGAACGCTTCGTCGTCCCGAGGAGCACCCGGACGTCGGTCTCGAAGCGGCCCGCGATCACGCGGTAG
- a CDS encoding sugar ABC transporter ATP-binding protein produces the protein MTTAPTTPYEPVPSEDAPPLLQMRGILKRFPGVLALGGVDLTVRAAEVHCLLGQNGAGKSTLIKVLSGSYQPDGGEIRWEGRPVSFPSPVGAIKVGISTIYQELDLVADLSVTENIFLGHELSTAGFTRRGQAGARARELLARMGHAGIGVHRLVGSLSPASQQIVSMARALSHDTRLLVLDEPSAVLDSGEVANLFRVVRGLVAQGVAVVYISHRLEEIRQIGDRITVLKDGTSVATDLPVSETPTRELIRLMTGRSIEYVFPPRPQEPAALTTAAPVLEVDALARRGLFSPVSFAVHAGEILGLAGLVGAGRSEVLETLYGARRATSGSVRVNGRTMPNGSVAARVAAGVGLCPEERKSQGLLLDESVTANVTVSSLQRFSRAGFLDHHAERVAAREVTASLDVRPAGVDRAVRTLSGGNQQKVVLARWLLRGCKVLLLDEPTRGVDIGARTEIYTLIRALADSGVAVVVVSSEVEEVLGLADRVLVMREGAVVHEAPASALDEAQVLDLVMEGAPA, from the coding sequence ATGACCACCGCACCCACCACGCCGTACGAGCCCGTGCCGTCCGAGGACGCCCCGCCGCTGCTCCAGATGCGCGGCATCCTCAAGCGCTTCCCCGGCGTGCTCGCTCTCGGCGGCGTCGACCTCACCGTGCGCGCGGCGGAGGTGCACTGCCTGCTCGGGCAGAACGGCGCCGGCAAGTCGACCCTGATCAAGGTCCTGTCGGGGTCCTACCAGCCGGACGGGGGCGAGATCCGCTGGGAGGGCCGGCCGGTCTCGTTCCCCTCGCCCGTCGGGGCGATCAAGGTCGGGATCTCGACGATCTACCAGGAGCTGGACCTCGTCGCCGACCTCTCGGTCACCGAGAACATCTTCCTGGGCCACGAGCTGTCCACCGCCGGCTTCACCCGGCGCGGCCAGGCCGGCGCCCGGGCCCGCGAGCTGCTGGCGCGGATGGGCCACGCCGGCATCGGCGTGCACCGCCTGGTCGGCAGCCTCTCGCCCGCCTCGCAGCAGATCGTCAGCATGGCCCGCGCGCTCTCCCACGACACCCGGCTGCTGGTCCTCGACGAGCCGTCCGCCGTCCTCGACTCCGGCGAGGTCGCCAACCTGTTCCGCGTGGTCCGCGGCCTCGTCGCCCAGGGCGTCGCCGTCGTCTACATCTCCCACCGGCTCGAGGAGATCCGCCAGATCGGCGACCGGATCACCGTGCTGAAGGACGGGACCAGCGTCGCGACCGACCTGCCGGTGAGCGAGACCCCCACGCGGGAGCTGATCCGGCTGATGACCGGACGTTCCATCGAGTACGTCTTCCCGCCGCGACCTCAGGAGCCGGCCGCCCTGACCACGGCCGCGCCGGTGCTCGAGGTCGACGCCCTCGCCCGGCGCGGCCTCTTCTCCCCGGTCAGCTTCGCGGTGCACGCGGGCGAGATCCTCGGGCTGGCCGGGCTCGTCGGTGCGGGACGCTCGGAGGTCCTCGAGACCCTGTACGGGGCCCGGCGCGCGACGTCGGGGTCCGTCCGCGTGAACGGTCGGACGATGCCCAACGGGTCGGTCGCGGCCCGCGTCGCCGCCGGCGTCGGGCTCTGCCCCGAGGAGCGCAAGAGCCAGGGCCTGCTGCTGGACGAGTCGGTGACCGCGAACGTGACCGTCTCGAGCCTGCAGCGCTTCTCCCGCGCCGGGTTCCTCGACCACCACGCCGAGAGGGTCGCCGCGCGGGAGGTCACCGCGTCGCTGGACGTGCGGCCCGCCGGCGTCGACCGGGCCGTCCGCACGCTGTCGGGCGGCAACCAGCAGAAGGTCGTGCTGGCGCGCTGGCTGCTGCGCGGGTGCAAGGTCCTGCTGCTCGACGAGCCCACCCGGGGCGTCGACATCGGGGCGCGGACCGAGATCTACACCCTGATCAGGGCGCTGGCCGACTCCGGGGTGGCCGTCGTGGTCGTCTCCAGCGAGGTCGAGGAGGTGCTCGGCCTGGCCGACCGCGTCCTCGTGATGCGGGAGGGGGCGGTGGTCCACGAGGCCCCCGCGTCCGCCCTCGACGAAGCACAGGTCCTGGACCTGGTCATGGAAGGAGCACCCGCATGA
- a CDS encoding ornithine cyclodeaminase family protein → MTLFLSREDLTGLLSTAEVVRAVEEIHLDLGLGTMTQGPPALLASGVGDAVLLPMAALSDRLGLAVVKLMCDIPENRERGLPPQRSTLLVSSTVTGECVAVLDGAVLTRQRTAAASAVATAHLARADSRTLGLVGAGALAVEHVRALTEVRAFERVVVWTRSEQTLVDFALACDELGLDLPLTRATSAYDVVAQSDVVCTLTPSRTPVVEGRWFRAGQHINAVGAPPRPTHREIDAEGIARSELFVDSASTSMAKSGEILLAIAEGALPPHPGLRELGAVVAGRDPGRVDPDAITLFNSVGIGAQDLAVAALAIDRARLTGVGTDLPMTAPQLQDAGQQPG, encoded by the coding sequence ATGACCCTGTTCCTGAGCCGGGAGGACCTCACCGGTCTCCTGAGCACCGCCGAGGTCGTCCGCGCCGTCGAGGAGATCCATCTCGACCTGGGTCTCGGCACCATGACCCAGGGCCCGCCCGCGCTGCTGGCCAGCGGGGTCGGCGACGCCGTGCTCCTGCCGATGGCCGCGCTGTCCGACCGGCTCGGCCTCGCCGTGGTCAAGCTGATGTGCGACATCCCGGAGAACCGGGAGCGCGGGCTCCCCCCGCAGCGCTCGACGCTGCTGGTCAGCTCGACGGTCACGGGCGAGTGCGTCGCCGTCCTCGACGGCGCGGTCCTCACCCGGCAGCGCACCGCCGCCGCGTCCGCCGTGGCCACCGCCCACCTGGCCCGGGCGGACAGCCGGACGCTCGGCCTGGTGGGCGCCGGCGCGCTCGCCGTCGAGCACGTCCGGGCCCTCACCGAGGTCCGCGCCTTCGAGCGCGTCGTCGTCTGGACCCGGTCGGAGCAGACCCTCGTCGACTTCGCGCTGGCGTGCGACGAGCTCGGCCTCGACCTCCCGCTCACCCGGGCGACGAGCGCTTACGACGTCGTGGCCCAGTCCGACGTCGTCTGCACCCTGACCCCGTCGCGCACCCCGGTCGTCGAGGGACGCTGGTTCCGCGCGGGTCAGCACATCAACGCGGTGGGGGCGCCGCCGCGCCCGACCCACCGTGAGATCGACGCCGAGGGGATCGCCCGGTCCGAGCTCTTCGTCGACAGCGCGAGCACGTCGATGGCCAAGTCGGGCGAGATCCTCCTCGCCATCGCCGAGGGCGCCCTCCCCCCGCACCCCGGGCTCCGGGAGCTCGGGGCGGTGGTGGCCGGCCGCGACCCCGGGCGGGTCGACCCGGACGCGATCACCCTGTTCAACTCGGTGGGGATCGGCGCGCAGGACCTGGCCGTCGCGGCGCTGGCGATCGACCGCGCCCGGCTCACCGGCGTCGGCACCGACCTGCCCATGACCGCGCCGCAGCTCCAGGACGCCGGCCAGCAGCCCGGCTGA
- a CDS encoding SGNH/GDSL hydrolase family protein — protein sequence MSRRSRARTRLGLAVVATLAVLGLVSGCSTPAAPPAPEPTCTLPDPRPTLVPGSLVLPKNPDVLVLGDSYTEGYGAEPETKGWAYLVGKPLGWKVTVNGVGGTGYVNPGPRNEGTYLQRLAGVQGGTFDLVVLQGGSNDRDTPYLALTDAVSRTVDAVRAKFPGTAVLLMGPATPYGKPDGPRLVAQCVLAGYGTQQHLPFVDPLAESWFVDGDGSRYANPVNGHPSNAGYRVIAGRFETDVRVLLGTTKRS from the coding sequence GTGAGCCGACGTTCCCGCGCCAGGACCCGCCTCGGCCTGGCCGTCGTCGCCACCCTCGCCGTCCTGGGGCTCGTCTCCGGCTGCAGCACCCCGGCCGCGCCGCCCGCCCCCGAGCCGACCTGCACCCTTCCCGACCCGCGCCCGACGCTGGTCCCCGGCAGCCTCGTCCTGCCCAAGAACCCCGACGTCCTGGTCCTCGGCGACTCCTACACCGAGGGGTACGGCGCCGAGCCGGAGACGAAGGGCTGGGCCTACCTCGTGGGCAAGCCGCTCGGGTGGAAGGTCACGGTCAACGGCGTCGGCGGGACGGGCTACGTCAACCCGGGCCCGCGCAACGAGGGCACGTACCTCCAACGGCTGGCCGGCGTCCAGGGCGGCACGTTCGACCTCGTGGTGCTGCAGGGCGGGTCGAACGACCGCGACACCCCCTACCTCGCGCTCACCGACGCCGTCTCGCGCACGGTCGACGCGGTCCGGGCGAAGTTCCCCGGGACCGCGGTCCTCCTGATGGGCCCGGCGACCCCGTACGGGAAGCCCGACGGACCGCGGCTGGTCGCCCAGTGCGTGCTCGCCGGCTACGGGACGCAGCAGCACCTCCCGTTCGTCGACCCGCTCGCCGAGAGCTGGTTCGTCGACGGCGACGGGTCCCGCTACGCCAACCCGGTCAACGGGCACCCGAGCAACGCCGGCTACCGCGTGATCGCGGGCCGCTTCGAGACCGACGTCCGGGTGCTCCTCGGGACGACGAAGCGTTCCTGA
- a CDS encoding sugar phosphate isomerase/epimerase family protein, with the protein MTRPITLFTGQWADLPFEEVCRLASSWGYDGLEIACWGDHFDPWAAVEDAAYVPAKLETLKRHGLQVFAISNHLKGQAVCDDPIDARHRDILPDRIWGDGDAEGVRQRAAEEMKMTARAARKLGVDVVVGFTGSSIWKYVAMFPPASQSLVDAGYEDFANRWNPILDVFDEEGVKFGHEVHPSEIAYDYWTTTRALEAVGHREAFGLNWDPSHFVWQDLDPVGFLWDFQDRIVHVDCKDAKLQVGNGRNGRMGSHLAWADPRRGWDFVSTGHGDVPWERCFRMLNTIGYTGPISVEWEDAGMDRLVGAPEALEFVKRLAFDAPDAAFDAAFSNQG; encoded by the coding sequence ATGACCCGACCGATCACCCTGTTCACCGGCCAGTGGGCCGACCTGCCGTTCGAGGAGGTGTGCCGGCTGGCCTCGTCGTGGGGCTACGACGGGCTGGAGATCGCCTGCTGGGGCGACCACTTCGACCCCTGGGCCGCCGTCGAGGACGCCGCGTACGTCCCGGCCAAGCTGGAGACCCTCAAGCGCCACGGCCTGCAGGTCTTCGCGATCAGCAACCACCTCAAGGGCCAGGCGGTCTGCGACGACCCGATCGACGCCCGGCACCGCGACATCCTGCCGGACCGGATCTGGGGCGACGGCGACGCCGAGGGCGTCCGGCAGCGGGCGGCCGAGGAGATGAAGATGACCGCCCGGGCCGCGCGCAAGCTGGGCGTGGACGTGGTCGTCGGCTTCACCGGCTCGTCGATCTGGAAGTACGTGGCCATGTTCCCGCCCGCGTCGCAGTCCCTGGTCGACGCCGGGTACGAGGACTTCGCGAACCGCTGGAACCCGATCCTCGACGTCTTCGACGAGGAGGGCGTCAAGTTCGGGCACGAGGTGCACCCGAGCGAGATCGCGTACGACTACTGGACGACGACGCGCGCCCTGGAGGCGGTCGGGCACCGCGAGGCCTTCGGCCTCAACTGGGACCCGAGCCACTTCGTGTGGCAGGACCTCGACCCGGTCGGCTTCCTCTGGGACTTCCAGGACCGGATCGTCCACGTCGACTGCAAGGACGCCAAGCTCCAGGTCGGCAACGGGCGGAACGGTCGGATGGGGTCGCACCTGGCCTGGGCCGACCCGCGCCGCGGCTGGGACTTCGTCTCCACCGGGCACGGCGACGTCCCGTGGGAGCGCTGCTTCCGGATGCTCAACACGATCGGCTACACCGGCCCGATCTCGGTCGAGTGGGAGGACGCCGGCATGGACCGGCTCGTCGGGGCCCCCGAGGCGCTGGAGTTCGTGAAGCGGCTCGCCTTCGACGCCCCCGACGCCGCCTTCGACGCGGCGTTCAGCAACCAGGGCTGA